The DNA window TCATGCAGGTGGAGAGCCTCACCGGCGGCGCGGAGCTTCGTCTCGAAGGCCCTGGCATCGAGAGTTTTGAAACGCTGGCGTCACGCGGGCTGCCGGAGCAGTTCGTCGATCAGTGGCGCTGGAACAACAAGCGTTTCCCGCGCGGCGTGGACGTGATCCTCGCGGCCCCGGAGGGCATTGCCTGCCTGCCGCGCACCACGCGCATCACCGCGAAGGAGGCGTGAAATGTATGTCGCCGTAAAGGGCGGAGAGACCGCCATCGCCAATGCGCACCGGCTGCTCGCCGACCGTCGGCGCGGCGACCGGTCGGTGCCGGCGCTGCGCCTCGACCAGATCGTCGAGCAGCTCGCGCTCGGTGTCGACCGGGTGATGTCCGAAGGCTCGCTCTACGACCGGGATCTGGCGGCGCTCGCCATCATGCAGGCGCGCGGCGACATGATCGAGGCGATCTTTCTCGTTCGCGCCTACCGGACGACCCTGCCGCGCTTCGGCTATACCCAGCCGGTCGAGACGGGGGCGATGGACGTGGAGCGGCGCATCTCCGCCACCTACAAGGACCTGCCCGGCGGCCAGTTGCTCGGCCCGACCTTCGACTACACCCACCGCCTGCTCGACCCGGAGCTTGCGGCCGGCGCGGAGATCGACGAGCCCGAGCAGCGCGATGCCGACTGGCAGCCGACCCCGCATGTCACGTCGCTGATGGCCGGCGAGGGGCTGATCGAGGCCGATGGCGAGATGCCACAGGATCACGTCGCCGGCGACATCACCCGCGAGGCGCCGTCCTATCCGATGGACCGCGACCTTCGCCTTCAGTCATTGGCACGCGGCGACGAGGGCTTTCTCCTTGCCCTCGGCTATTCGACCCAGCGCGGCTATGCCCGCTCGCATCCCTTCGTCGGCGAAATCCGCATCGGCGAGGTGGAGCTGGAACTGGACGTCCCCGAACTTCCCTTCGCCGTGCCTCTCGGCACCATCCGGCTGACCGAATGCCAGATGGTCAACCAGTTTCAAGGCTCGGCCAAGTCGCCCCCGCAGTTCACACGCGGCTATGGCCTCGTCTTCGGCCAGAGCGAGCGCAAGGCAATGGCCATGGCGCTCTGCGATCGGGCGCTTCGGGCCGACGAACTGGGCGAAGACATCGTCGCCCCGGCGCAGGATCAGGAATTCGTGCTGTCCCACTGCGACAACGTTCAGGCCACCGGCTTCGTGGAGCACCTGAAGCTGCCGCACTATGTGGACTTTCAGGCCGAGCTCGATCTGGTGCGCCGCATGCGCGCCGAACACGAGGCGGCCCGCAAGGCCCCGGTCGCAAACACGAGAGCGGAGGCGGCCGAATGAGCGCGACGCAGGAGATTGCCACCTACAACTTCGCCTATCTGGATGAGCAGACCAAGCGGATGATCCGCCGCGCCATTCTGAAGGCAATCGCCATTCCGGGCTATCAGGTGCCTTTCGCCAGCCGCGAGATGCCCATGCCTTACGGCTGGGGCACCGGCGGCGTGCAGGTCACGGCCTCGATCATCGGACCCGACGACGTGCTGAAGGTCATCGACCAGGGCGCGGACGACACCACCAACGCCGTCTCGATCCGGGCCTTCTTCAAAAAGGTCGCGAGCGTTGCCGTGACGACCCGCACCACCGAGGCGACGATCATCCAGACGCGGCACCGCATTCCCGAGCAGCCGCTCGCCGAGGGGCAGGTGCTCGTCTACCAGGTGCCGATCCCAGAGCCGCTGCGCTTCCTGGAGCCGCGCGAGAGCGAGACGCGCAAGATGCACGCGCTCGAGGAATACGGCCTCATGCATGTGAAGCTCTACGAGGACATCGCCCGCAACGGCCATATCGCGACGACCTATGCCTATCCGGTGAAGGTCGAGAGCCGCTACGTGATGGACCCTTCGCCGACGCCGAAATTCGACAATCCGAAAATGCACCGCTCGAAGGCGCTGCAGCTCTTCGGCGCCGGACGCGAGAAGCGCATCTACGCGATCCCGCCCTATACGGAGGTCGTCAGTCTCGACTTCGAGGATCATCCCTTTGAAATCCAGACCTTCGACCGTCCCTGCGCGCTTTGCGGTGCCGAAAACGTCTACCTCGACGAGGTGATCCTCGATGACCGGGGAGGGCGGATGTTCGTCTGCTCGGATACCGATCACTGCGAGGGCCGGCGCGCCGATGGTCATCGCGGCGAACTGTCGGGCGAAACCATGGAGGCGGCGCAATGAGCGACGACCCGTTGCTGCGCGTTTCCGCGCTGTCGAAATTCTACGGCCCGCGCATCGGCTGCGAGAATGTCTCCTTCGATCTCTGGCCGGGAGAGGTGCTGGCCATCGTCGGCGAATCCGGCTCGGGCAAGACGACGCTGCTGAACTGCCTCTCCACACGGCTGATGCCGAGCGCGGGCTCGGTCAGCTACCGCATGCGCGACGGCGAATGGCGCGATCTCTATCACATGAGCGAGGCCGAGCGGCGCTTCCTGATGCGGACGGACTGGGGCTTCGTGCACCAGAACCCGGCCGATGGCCTGCGCATGGCCGTCTCCGCCGGGGCCAACGTCGGCGAGCGCCTGATGGCCGTCGGCGAGCGTCACTACGGCAACATCCGCTCCACCGCCATCGACTGGCTCGGCCGCGTCGAGATCGGTCCGGACCGCATCGACGACCAGCCGCGCGCCTTTTCCGGCGGCATGCGACAGCGCCTGCAGATCGCGCGCAACCTCGTCACTCATCCGCGACTCGTCTTCATGGATGAGCCGACAGGAGGGCTCGACGTCTCGGTTCAGGCACGGCTGCTCGACTTGCTTCGCGGCCTCGTCAACGACCTCGGCCTTGCCGCCATCGTCGTCACGCACGATCTTGCCGTCGCCCGACTCCTCTCCCGTCGCATCATCGTGATGAAGGACGGGCATGTTGTCGAAAGCGGCCTCACGGACCGGGTGCTCGACGATCCGCGCGCACCCTACACCCAGCTTCTCGTGTCATCCGTGCTTGCGGTCTAGACCGTGCGGCCATTTGGGAAAGACTGATCATGCCCGTTCCGCTCGTCGTCTCCGAAATCGGCAAGAGCTTCGTCATGCACCTGCGCGGCGGGGTGACGCTGCCGGTGATTTCCGGCGCGTCCTTTTCGCTTGAAGCTGGCCAATGCGCGGTCCTCGGCGGGCCATCCGGCGTCGGCAAGAGCTCCATCCTCAAGATGGTCTACGGCAACTATGGCGTCGACGAGGGCCAGATCATCGTCCGCCATGGCGGCGGGCTCGTGGATATCGCGACTGCCGATCCGCGCACGATCCTGGCGGTCCGCCGCGACACGATCGGCTATGTCAGCCAGTTCCTCCGCGCTGTGCCACGGGTCTCGGCTGTCGATGTCGCCGCCGAGCCGCTGGTCGAGCGCGGCGAGGACAAGGACGTGGCGCGCGACAGGGCGCGGACGCTGCTGAGCCGTCTGAACCTGCCTGAACATCTCTGGTCCCTGCCGCCGGCCACTTTTTCCGGCGGCGAGCAGCAGCGGGTGAACATCGCCCGGGGCTTCATCACCGATCATCCGATCCTGCTCCTCGACGAGCCGACGGCCTCGCTCGATGCCGAGAACCGCGCGGTCGTCATCGGCCTTATCGAGGAAAAGAAAGCGGCTGGCGTCGCCATGCTCGGCATTTTCCACGACAAGGACGTGCGTGACGCGGTGGCCGACGTCGTCATCGACGTCGCGGCCTTCGCGCCCGGAAGGGCGGTGGCATGAGAACCGGTCCGCACCAGCCGGCCTCGGCAGCGCAAGGTCCGGCGGCCGGCGCGTCGTGGCGCTATGCGCTCTACTACCTGCCGCCAAAGGACCACGCTCTCACGCGCCGGGCCGCCGAATGGTTCGGCCGCGATCCTTTCACCGGAGAGGATGTCGAGACCCCGGCGCTCGACGCGATGGATCCGGCGCGCATTGCCTTTTTCCGCGCGGTTCCAAGGCGCTACGGTTTCCACGCGACGTTGAAGGCGCCGTTCCGCCTTGCGGACGGGGCAACGGAGGCCGATCTCGTCGCCGAGGCAACGGCCTTCGCGGCCCGGACGCGGCCTTTCTCGATCCAGCGGCTGGAGATCGAGCGATTGAAGAACTTCTTTGCCCTGCGTCCCGCGGAGACGGAAGCCGAGCTTGACCGGATGGCCGGCGACGTCGTCGGCACATTCGAGCCCTTTCGCGCGCCTCTTTCCGATGCGGAGATCGAGCGGCGCAGCGAGACGCTGAGCGGCCGGGCGGAACTCGGCAACCTGCAGCGCTGGGGTTACCCTTACGTCTTCGACACCTTCCGCTTTCACATGACGCTGACGGGTCCGGTTGCCGAAAAAGACTTCGATGAGGTCTCCCGGGCGCTCGACGAGCAGTTTTCGAAGGCCCTTTCCGCACCCATTCCGGTCGCAGGCCTTGCGCTCTGTGTCGAACCGGAGCCGAACGCGCCATTCCGCATGCACAGCTATTTCGCCTTTTCCCAAGACGGCACGACAACGAGGGCCTGATGTCCAGCGAGACCATTCTCCGCAATGCCAGGATCGTATTGGCCGACGAAGTCCTTGAAGGCGCGATCGTCATCCGCGATGGCCGGATCGCCGATGTCGCCGCCGGTCCGTCGGGGATCGGCGAGGACATGGAGGGAGACTATGTCATCCCCGGTCTCGTCGAGCTTCACACCGATCATCTGGAAAGCCACATCCAGCCCCGACCCAAGGTGCGCTGGAATCTCGACGCCGCGATCCTCGCTCACGACGCACAGGTCGCAACCGCCGGGATCACCACGGTGCTCGACGCGCTACGGCTTGGGCGCGACGAGGATACGTTCTTCACCGGCGAGGACCTTCGCGCGCTGGCCGACGGCATTGAGACGGCGGTCGACAAGGGGCGGCTGCGGGCCGACCACTATCTTCATCTTCGATGTGAAGTTTCAGCGCCAAACTGCCAGGAAGACTACACCTTCTTCGCTGAAGATGATCGCGTCAAGCTGGCCTCGCTGATGGATCACGCGCCGGGCCAGCGCCAGTTCGTCAATTTTGAAACCTATGCCACCTACTATCAGTCGAAACTGAAACTCTCCGACGAGGCCTTCCGGGCGTTCACGGAAAAGCGCATTGAACAGTCGCAGCGCTATGCCTCAGTGAACCGCGATGCGATTGCCGCTGCCTGCAAGGCGCGGGGCATCGTTCTTGCCAGCCACGACGATGCAACGCTGGAGCATGTGGAGGAGTCCGTGGCCCGGGACATCAGGATTGCCGAGTTCCCGACGACACTGGACGCCGCCAGAGCGTCCGGCGCGGCGGGCCTTGCCGTCCTCATGGGCGCGCCGAACGTCATCCGCGGCGGCTCTCATTCCGGCAACGTCTCGGCCGGCGAACTTGCGCGCGAAGGGCTGCTCGACATCCTGTCGTCGGACTATATCCCCTTCAGCCTCATCCAGGCCGCCTTCTTCATGGCGGACAGGATGGATGGCATCTCCCTGCCGCAGTCGGTGGCGATGGTGACGCGCAAGCCCGCCGAGGCGGTCGGCCTCGATGACCGGGGCTGCATCGCGCCGGGCCTGCGCGCCGATCTCGTGCGCGTGCGGGCCGAAGACGCTGTGCCTGTCGTTCGCACCGTCTGGCGCGAAGGACGCCGCGTCGCATGACCGGCGAAGATCACATTCTCGAGGATCGGCCGAAATGCGGCGGCATGCGACGTGAAGGCGGAGTCTTCGTTGCCATCGTCGGGCCGAGCGGCGCCGGCAAGGACACGCTGATCCGTCGCGCGCGCGACCAGTTCCGCGAAGACGGCCGAATCCATTTCGTCCGCCGAGTCATCACGCGTGACGTCGACCTGGCAAGCGAGGATCATGCGACGATGACCCCCGAGGCCTTCGAGGCTGCCGAAAAAAAAGGGGCTTTTGCACTCTCCTGGGCGGCGCATGGTCTCCATTATGGATTGCCCGCCGAGATCGACAAGCGCATCGCCGAAGGGCAGGTGGTGGTGGCGAATGTGTCCCGCCGCGTGCTCCCGGACATCGAGGCGCGTTATCCGCACGCGCTCGTCGTCGAGGTTACGGCGTCCGTGGATGTGCTCGCCGAGCGATTGTCACAGCGTGGACGCGAGACGCGGGAGGCCATCGCGGCCCGCCTTGCGCGCAACGTTCCAGTCGCCCTTGAAGCCTGCGAGGTCGTGAAGATCGACAACAGCGGTCCTGTCGAAAACGCGGCCGGTATGCTCGTCAGGCTTCTGACCGATCGGCTCAACTGGCGCGAGGCGGCGGCATCCTTGAGGAAGGACTAAAGCATTTTCAGGGAAAGTGGATACCGGTTTCCCGTCCGGAAATGCGCAAGAATAAAAGATCAGGCCGTCAGGTCCAGAAGCTCCCTCAGTTCGGTCCGTGACGGGCAGGAGGCGTGCGTTCCTGGCCGTTGCACCGACATCGAGGCGGCAGTGGCGGCAAATGGAAGACTATCCCCGATGGTCCGACCCTGCGCCATCAGGCCCGCGAGGACGCCGCAAAAGACATCGCCCGCGCCGCTGGTGTCGACAGCCTCGACGGAGGACGCCTCGACAGACATGCTGCCCGCAGCGGTGACGTGGATGACGCCCGCCGCTCCCAGCGTGATGACGACAGATCCGGCGCCGCGCTTGATCAACTCCTGGCCGGCGCGTGCGGGGTCGCTCTCTCCCGTCAGCGCCTCCGCCTCGGGCCGGTTGAGAACAAGAACATCGACGAGAGCCAACGGCATGGCTGCCATAGTCGCGATCGGGCTCGGATTGAGAAGGGCGCGCGCGCCGGCGCGCCTTGCCGCTTCAAGGCATGCGATGGTTCGTTCCGTCGAAAGATTGCCTTGCATCAGCAGGATATCGCCCGGACGCAGACGCGTGGCGAGATCGGTCATCACGAGCGGATCGTAGGTTTCCGCGCAGGCCGCCGCCGTGACGATCCGGTTGTCGCCATCCTCGACCGAAACGAGGATGGCCGACTGGTCGGTCGCATGAGGAAGGCGGGTGATGCTGGCAAGGTCGGCGAACTCGATCTCGATCAGCGCCGCGATGTCGTCGCCGGCCGCATCGACGCCGACGGCGGTCCAGAACATCGTCTCCGCCCCGCTTCTGACCGCCGCCACGGCCTGGTTGAGACCCTTGCCGCCATAGTCGCGCGAGGCGCTTTCCGCATTGAGGGTCTCGCCTGCGCGCGGATGGCGGGCGAGGCGAAAGGTCGTGTCAAGACACGCGTTGCCGACGACATGCAGCACCGGGGGAACTCCGCGACGACGTCAACGCGATGTGGCCCGGCCGGTTTTAGCCGGCCGGCGAGAAGACCCGCGCCGGATTGGTCGTCATCATCCGGTCGATGGCCTCCTGAGGCACGCCATGACGCTTCAGTCGGGGAATGAAATGGCGCTGGATATAGGCATAGCCGAAGCCGCCATAGCGCGTCAGCATGATTTTCAGGAAAACGTCTTGTGACAACAGAAGCTTGTCGAGATAGCCGGCCTCGACGAGCGCCGCGATGGCCCGGGCATTCTCTTCGTCCGACGGCGACTGCGCATCCTGGTCGGCATAATAGTAGTCCATGCCGATCATGTCGTATTCGAGAAAGGCGCCGCGTTCCGCCAGGCTCTTCTGGTAGGGCAGGTCGTTATGGCTCGGGTTCATGTGGCAGAGCACGGTGTTGGCAAGCGACGCACCCTCCGCTTCCACGATGTCCAGCACCTCGTGGGCCAGCCGCTCCCAGCCGGGCAGGTGGATCGAGAGCGGCACGCCGGTGATCGCCGAGGCGCGGGCCGAGGCCTTCAGCGACTTGCGCTCTTCCACCGTGAAATCCTTGCTGACGCCGACTTCGCCGATGATGCCGGCCATGATCTTCGGCTGTTCGTCTCCGCCGCCGACGTCGTTGACGAGGAACTCCGTCACCGCGTCGACGTCCATCTTCTTCAGCCATTCCGGGTGACTGAATTCGAGATAGAAGCCCGAGCCCATGACGACGTTGAGGCCGCTCATCTTGGCGATGCGCAGGAGCGCTTCCGGATCGCGGCCGATGCCGATGTTGGTCGGATCGACGACCGTGTTGCCGCCGAGCTTGGCGAAGCGGCCGATTTCCCCGAGCGCCAGATCGACGTCGCCGAGGGTGACGTTGTCCCGGTTCATGTAGGGGTTCATCCGCAATTCGCCGATGATCTCGATCGAGACCGGCTGCTCGGCAATGGCCCGCTCGTCCGGGTGACAGGGGCATTTCCACGACTTGGCACCGTCGAGCATCAGATGCTCGTGCATCAGCGTGACACCCATCTGCGAGACCGGGATCGGGCCGCGCACGGTCATCACCTGACCGCTGGAAACGCCGATCGTGTGCCTTTCGCTCGCCATCGTCTTCACCGTGTCCGGATCGCGCCCCGGAAGAGGCGGAAGTTGAGCCAGATGGCGATGAGGATGATCGAGCCGGTGACAATGGGCGTCAGGAATGGCGACATGTGGGCCAGGATCAGGCCGTTGCCGAGGACCGCCACCGTCAGCGCCCCGAGCACCGTTCCGATAATCGTGCCGCGCCCGCCAAAGAGGCTGGTGCCGCCGAGCACGACCGCCGCGATGACCTCCAGCTCGAACCCCTGTCCGGAGTTCGACGACCCCGAGCCGAGGCGGCCGGCGAGGATGATGCCGGAGAGCGCCGCCGCCATGCCGGAGATGACATAGACCATCAGGGTCGTGCGGCGAGTATCGATGCCGGCCCTGCGCACGGCCTCGGCATTGGCGCCGATGCCGGTGACATAGCGTCCGAAACGAGCCTCGTTGAAGACGATCCATGCGATCACCAGCATCGCCACCGCGATGATCGCCGGCAGCGGCAGGCCGAAGACCCAGGCGCGGCCGATCACCACGAAGGGGCTGCCGGAATCGATCGGGATCGAGTAACCGCCGGTGATCAGCAGGGCGACGCCGCGCACCACCGACAAGCCGGCGAGCGTGACGATGAAGGCCGGAATGCCCTCATAGGCGATGAAGAAGCCCTGGAAGGCGCCGATGAGGCCGCCGCAGGCGAGCATCAGCACGATGACCAGCGGCCACGGCACGCCGAGTTGCAGCAGCGCGGCGGAGAGCGAGGCAACCAGCGCGAGGATGGAGCCGATCGAAAGGTCGATGCCGCCCGTCGTGATGACGAAGGTCATGGCCGCCGCCGAAATCAGCAACGGAGCCGATTGGCGGATGACGTTGAGAATGTTGGGGCTCGTCAGGAAGTTCTGGGTGACAAGTGTGAAGAGCAGGCAGCAGGCCGCGAAGAAAACGGCGATGGAGACGACCGAACCGTTGGCCATGATCCAGTCGCGCCAGGTCGCCTTGCGCACCCGCTCGGTGCCGTTGGCGTGCATGTTGACGGGGCGGGCGGGGGCGGTCATGGGGCGTCTCCCACGGTTGCCGGACCAGCGGAGCCAGCCGAGCGAGCCTGGAACTTGTGGCCAACGATGAGGTCGACGACCTCCTCGATGTTGGTTTCCGAGGTCTTGCGCTCGGCGACGTTGCGGCCCTCGTACATGACCTGGATGCGGTCGCAGACGAGGAAAAGATCCTGAAGCCGGTGCGTGATGAGGATCACGCCGACGCCCCGTGCGCTGACGGTGCGGATGAGGTCGAGCACCGCTTCGACCTCGGCGACGGCAAGCGCCGCCGTCGGCTCGTCCATGATCAGCACCAGCGGCTCGAAGGATGCGGCCCGGCCGATGGCGATGGACTGGCGCTGGCCGCCGGAAAGGTTCTCCACCTTCGCGCGGGTGTCCGGAATGACGATGCCGAGCCGGTCCAGCATGTCGCGGGCCTCGTCATGCATGCGCTTCTTGTCGAGCAGGGAGACGCCGGCAATGCGGCGGCGCGGCTCGCGGCCAAGGAAGAGATTGCCGGCGACATCGATCGTGTCGCAGAGCGAGAGGTCCTGGTAGACCATCTCGACGTGACGCTCGCGGGCATCGGCCGGCGAGGAGAAGGCAACCGCCTGGCCGTCGATCTCGATCGTTCCCGAATCCGGGATCACGGCACCGGAAAGCACCTTGCTGAGGGTGGACTTGCCGGCGCCGTTGTCGCCGACAAGTCCGAGCACCTCGCCGGGCGCCAACGTCAGGGAGACGTTGTCCAGCGTGTTGATCGGGCCGTAACGCTTGGAAATCCCGGTCATCTTGACCCGGGGCGGGGGCAGGGTCATCGGTCTCGCTCCGGTTCTCTTGGTACAAGGGCCGGTACAGGCGGGAGGCCGCCCGTACCGGCAGTTCGACGCGGTGCGCAGGGGACGTCAAGCCGCATCGTGAACCTTGGCCTCAGGGCTTACTGGAACATGCCCCGGAACTGGTCGACGTTGTCCTTGGTGACGATGGTCACCGGGATGTTGATGACCGGCTCGATGCTCTCGCCCTTCTTGAGCTTGACGAGCGCCTCGACGGCGGCCTTGCCTTCGCCGGCCGGGTCCTGCTGGACGACGGCGGTGACCCAGCCCTCGTCGATGCCCTTGACGGCCTGGGCGGTCAGATCCCAGCCGAAGACCTTGACGTCGCCGGTGCGGCCCTGGCTGTCGACGGCGGAAACCGCGCCGATGAGGGCCGGTTCGCCGGTGGCGTAGAGCGTCGTCATGTCGGGGTTGGCGGTCATCAGGTTTTCAGCCGCGCCCAGCGCCACGTCCTGCACGTTTTGGCCATCGACCGTGTCGACGAAGGTCACGTTCGCGCCGCTGTCGGCAACGGCCTTCTTGAAGCCGTCGAGACGCTGGTTCTGGATGAAGGAGTTGAGTGCGCCGATGACGCCGATCTTGGCCGTGCCGCCCATCTCCGTCTTGACGTAGTCGGCGTAGAACTTGCCGATTTCCTCGCCGGCGGCCGTGTTGTCGACGCCGATGAAGGCGGCGTTGTCGCCGTCCGGAATCTGGGCGTCGATGGCGACGACCGGGATGCCGGCCTTCTTGGCCTCGGTGATCGCCGGCTTCACGCCGTTGACGTCGATGGCGACGAGGATGATGCCGTCGACCTTCTGGGTGATGTAGGTCTCGATGGCGTCGTTCTGGGCCGACGGCACGTTGTTGGCGTTGAAGATCACGAGATCGACGCCGGCGGCCTTGGCGGCTTCCTTGGCGCCGTCATTGATCTGGTTGAAGAACAGCGCCTGCTGGTTGATCGTCACGAGGGCCAGCGTGTCGGCCATCGCGGAACCGGCGGCGAACGCGCCGAGGCCCGCGGCGAGCGCCAGTGTGGCGGCGGAACGGGTCAGTGTCTTGATAAGTGCCATTGAAGTTCCCCTCTTGTGTTTATCCGATGTGCAGGGCCGCCCCCTTTTGCGGATGGCCGGTCCTGGCGGCCGCCCGGGTCAATTCCTGTGGAACCCGGGCGATCGCGTTCGTGCCGCCGGCAGAACCTGCCGGCAAAATTCGGGGCATCAGGCCTTCGCCGTCAGCCAGTCCAGCATGTTGATCCAGAGCTGCCGGTAGCCGGACCATTCGACAAAGGCATTCGGCAGCCAGTGCGGGCCGATGTCCGAGGTCCAGGCAAGCGTCCGCCCGTTGCCGTAGCGTCCCGTCACGAGCAGCGGATGGCTGCCTTCCTCCTCGGGAAGCTGGGCGATCACATCGACGTCCGGGCTGCGCTTGACGCGGACTTCGTTGGCGCCGAGTAGCAACGGCCATTCGCCAGGAAGTCCGGCGAGGATGGCGTGATCGGGCTTGACGAAATCCGGGGTGAAGCCCTCGGGGATTTCCAGCCGGTCGTCGTAAGGCAGGCATTCCACCGGCAGCGTCCGCTCGACGGGCGTTGCCCGCCAGCGCGCCTTGCCGTCGATGCCCTGGAAGCTGAAATAGCCGCCGAACATCGCCAGCGCGCCGCCTGCCGCCACATAGGCCTCAAGCAGTTTCAGCCGGTTGACGACCGGATTTCCGTGCAGCCAGACCTGCGGATGCAGCAGCAGGGAGTTGGAGCCGACGTCGGACAGAAGGAGCGCGTCATACTCCTGCAGGCCGTCGAGCGAGAAGGGCAGGGCCTCCACGGCTTCGTGCGCCGGCATCTGCCGGACGTCGTAGTCGCTGTCGGACAGGGCCTTGAGCAGCGGCTCCGCGCCCGAATGGAAGGTTACGCTGCCGAACTGGTCGAAGCCCTTGTAGTGGGTTGCGGAACTCATCCAGGTTTCGCCGATCAGCAGGATTTTCTTCTTTGACACGTCACACCCCAGTCTCAGGTCTTGTCCGGCTCGGCCGTGTCGCGGCTTGAACCGTTTCGGATTGAAGGCAGCTTGAATTGAACCGGTTCAAGTTTCAAGGGGATGTTTTGGGCAGAGTGCAAAATTTTTCGGCGGGAAGGGCGCCATCGCTGCCCTTGAGGTCGGAAATGAACTGTTTCAATAATGAAAACGGACACTTCGCGGTGGGTCATCGTTCCAGTGCTGTCGAGGCAAGGCAGATGCGGACACTTTTCGCGGGCTCGCTGATGTGCAAATAAGCGTTGGACGGGAATGTTGGCCCCTTGATGTGGCGTCTTCGCGTCCTCTGTGGGCAGGCGAGCAATGAACCCGGGGAGCCGGAATGGCGGTTGAGGGCGGCAAGGGCAAGAGCCGGAAGAAGATCACCATCCGGGATGTCGCACGTACGGCGGGCGTCTCCATCGGCACCGTGAGCGCGGTGATCAATGGCGGCAGCACGGTCGCGGCCGAAACGCGTCGCAGGGTCGAGGCCTGCATTGCCGAGATCGGCTTTGAGCCCAACAATTCGGCCCGCAGCCTGAAGCGCGGACGCATCTCGTCCATCGGCTTCATCGTCCCGGACCTCGGCAATCCGTTCTTCGCCGCCGTCGCCGAGGGGGTTCAGGATGGCCTCGGCGATGCCGATGTGCTGCTCGTCCTCTGCATGACCGGGGCAAGCGCCGAGCGCGAGGATTACTATGCCAAGGTCCTTCGCACCCAGAGGCTCGACGGCGTCGTCTATCTGTCAGGCACGGGTTTGCCGAGTCCGTCCTTTCTGGAACTTGCCCGCAAGGGTGCCGTGGTGTTCGTCGACGAACGCCTCCCCGGCGTCGACATTCCCTTCATCAACGCCGCCAACAGGGATGGCGCTCGTGATGTCGCCCGGCATGTGATCGAGGCCGGCCACCGCGACGTCGCGGTCATCACCGGTCCGCCGAGACTCTGGACCAGCGAGCAGAGACTGGCCGGCTATCGCGAGGCCTTCGCCTTCGCGGGTATCGACCCCGACACCGTCACCTACGTTCAGGGCGACTACACCGAGGCGAGCGGCTACGAGGCCGGACGGCAGCTCCTCGCAGAATCATCACGGGGATCACGTCCAACGGCGGTTCTTTGCGCCAACGACCTGATGGCCATGGGCCTCATTCGCCGTTGCCGCGAAGAAGGGCTGAGGCTGCCCGACGATCTTTCCATCGCGGGATTCGACGATGTCCCCTCCGCCGCCTTGCTCGATCCGCCGTTGACGACGGTCGCCCAGCCCGGCCGGGAGATGGGGGCTGCCGCCGCCAAGTGGTTGTTGAAGCTTATCGGAATCTCCGACGCGATGCCCGGGCAGACGGAATTTCCGACAAGCGTGCGGATCAGGGGATCCGTCGCCACGCGAGCGTGAGCGCGGCGCTCAAGGTCCTGAACAAGACAAAGGAAAGGCTGTGTCGAGCGCATGCCCGCTTTCGGTTGCCGTCCGCGAACAAAGTAGGCTAGTGTCCGCGCCGGGCGTCGCCGGTTGCATGCTTCGCA is part of the Hartmannibacter diazotrophicus genome and encodes:
- a CDS encoding alpha-D-ribose 1-methylphosphonate 5-phosphate C-P-lyase PhnJ, translated to MSATQEIATYNFAYLDEQTKRMIRRAILKAIAIPGYQVPFASREMPMPYGWGTGGVQVTASIIGPDDVLKVIDQGADDTTNAVSIRAFFKKVASVAVTTRTTEATIIQTRHRIPEQPLAEGQVLVYQVPIPEPLRFLEPRESETRKMHALEEYGLMHVKLYEDIARNGHIATTYAYPVKVESRYVMDPSPTPKFDNPKMHRSKALQLFGAGREKRIYAIPPYTEVVSLDFEDHPFEIQTFDRPCALCGAENVYLDEVILDDRGGRMFVCSDTDHCEGRRADGHRGELSGETMEAAQ
- a CDS encoding alpha-D-ribose 1-methylphosphonate 5-triphosphate diphosphatase; the protein is MSSETILRNARIVLADEVLEGAIVIRDGRIADVAAGPSGIGEDMEGDYVIPGLVELHTDHLESHIQPRPKVRWNLDAAILAHDAQVATAGITTVLDALRLGRDEDTFFTGEDLRALADGIETAVDKGRLRADHYLHLRCEVSAPNCQEDYTFFAEDDRVKLASLMDHAPGQRQFVNFETYATYYQSKLKLSDEAFRAFTEKRIEQSQRYASVNRDAIAAACKARGIVLASHDDATLEHVEESVARDIRIAEFPTTLDAARASGAAGLAVLMGAPNVIRGGSHSGNVSAGELAREGLLDILSSDYIPFSLIQAAFFMADRMDGISLPQSVAMVTRKPAEAVGLDDRGCIAPGLRADLVRVRAEDAVPVVRTVWREGRRVA
- the phnL gene encoding phosphonate C-P lyase system protein PhnL, whose protein sequence is MPVPLVVSEIGKSFVMHLRGGVTLPVISGASFSLEAGQCAVLGGPSGVGKSSILKMVYGNYGVDEGQIIVRHGGGLVDIATADPRTILAVRRDTIGYVSQFLRAVPRVSAVDVAAEPLVERGEDKDVARDRARTLLSRLNLPEHLWSLPPATFSGGEQQRVNIARGFITDHPILLLDEPTASLDAENRAVVIGLIEEKKAAGVAMLGIFHDKDVRDAVADVVIDVAAFAPGRAVA
- a CDS encoding DUF1045 domain-containing protein — encoded protein: MRTGPHQPASAAQGPAAGASWRYALYYLPPKDHALTRRAAEWFGRDPFTGEDVETPALDAMDPARIAFFRAVPRRYGFHATLKAPFRLADGATEADLVAEATAFAARTRPFSIQRLEIERLKNFFALRPAETEAELDRMAGDVVGTFEPFRAPLSDAEIERRSETLSGRAELGNLQRWGYPYVFDTFRFHMTLTGPVAEKDFDEVSRALDEQFSKALSAPIPVAGLALCVEPEPNAPFRMHSYFAFSQDGTTTRA
- a CDS encoding carbon-phosphorus lyase complex subunit PhnI; translation: MYVAVKGGETAIANAHRLLADRRRGDRSVPALRLDQIVEQLALGVDRVMSEGSLYDRDLAALAIMQARGDMIEAIFLVRAYRTTLPRFGYTQPVETGAMDVERRISATYKDLPGGQLLGPTFDYTHRLLDPELAAGAEIDEPEQRDADWQPTPHVTSLMAGEGLIEADGEMPQDHVAGDITREAPSYPMDRDLRLQSLARGDEGFLLALGYSTQRGYARSHPFVGEIRIGEVELELDVPELPFAVPLGTIRLTECQMVNQFQGSAKSPPQFTRGYGLVFGQSERKAMAMALCDRALRADELGEDIVAPAQDQEFVLSHCDNVQATGFVEHLKLPHYVDFQAELDLVRRMRAEHEAARKAPVANTRAEAAE
- the phnK gene encoding phosphonate C-P lyase system protein PhnK, which gives rise to MSDDPLLRVSALSKFYGPRIGCENVSFDLWPGEVLAIVGESGSGKTTLLNCLSTRLMPSAGSVSYRMRDGEWRDLYHMSEAERRFLMRTDWGFVHQNPADGLRMAVSAGANVGERLMAVGERHYGNIRSTAIDWLGRVEIGPDRIDDQPRAFSGGMRQRLQIARNLVTHPRLVFMDEPTGGLDVSVQARLLDLLRGLVNDLGLAAIVVTHDLAVARLLSRRIIVMKDGHVVESGLTDRVLDDPRAPYTQLLVSSVLAV